A genome region from Archaeoglobus fulgidus DSM 4304 includes the following:
- the ribC gene encoding riboflavin synthase, with product MKIGIADTTFSRINMGKIAIDELRKISSIPYERYTVPGIKDLPIAAKKLLEEKGCDIVITLGWVGGTQKDMLSYIVLSMGLVIVQLMTNKHVIDVTIHEDEAEDEKTLMMVAENRVREHVRNAVDLLVNPKRLQKLAGTGQRQGYPDVGPILK from the coding sequence ATGAAGATTGGCATTGCAGACACGACCTTCTCAAGGATAAACATGGGGAAGATAGCGATAGACGAGCTGAGGAAGATAAGCAGCATCCCCTACGAGCGCTACACAGTGCCGGGCATAAAGGACTTGCCCATTGCAGCGAAAAAGCTTCTTGAGGAGAAGGGGTGCGATATAGTCATCACTCTCGGCTGGGTTGGAGGGACGCAGAAGGACATGCTGAGCTACATCGTTCTGAGCATGGGACTGGTTATAGTTCAGCTCATGACCAACAAGCACGTCATTGACGTCACAATCCACGAGGATGAGGCGGAGGACGAGAAAACGCTGATGATGGTCGCTGAGAACAGAGTCAGGGAGCATGTCAGGAATGCGGTTGACTTGCTTGTCAATCCGAAGAGGTTGCAGAAGCTTGCGGGAACGGGGCAGAGGCAGGGGTATCCTGACGTGGGGCCGATTTTGAAGTGA
- a CDS encoding pyridoxal-phosphate-dependent aminotransferase family protein, which translates to MLLMIPGPVQLHERIIRAMARQMIGHRTADFSAIMEFCVEKLREIFGTKGDICLISGSGTAGMEAAIASFSRVKKIATLENGKFGERLGDIAERYTQVERVKVPWGESFELDAVKEALDNGCEAVAFVHNETSTGILNPAKEIAKLAKEYDALVIMDAITSAGGDYVKMDEWGVDVAIVGSQKCLGAPPGLAAVAVSEKAWDYYNERCPYYLDLAAYRKKLKDMQTPYTPAVPLFFALAEALKIIDEEGLENRIQRHRILSAAVRKWAVEAGLELFPNLNKYSSYSNTVTAIKMPEGVSDSELRGTLKKEYGILVSGGQGELKGKIFRIGTMGNVGKFETVSTLAALEDVLMRKNAIKPALQYAQILLRDLQ; encoded by the coding sequence ATGCTGTTGATGATTCCCGGCCCGGTTCAGCTGCATGAGAGAATTATCAGAGCCATGGCAAGGCAGATGATTGGTCACAGAACGGCAGACTTCAGCGCAATCATGGAGTTCTGCGTTGAGAAGCTTAGGGAGATTTTCGGCACGAAGGGGGACATTTGCCTGATTTCAGGCTCAGGAACAGCAGGAATGGAGGCTGCAATCGCCTCATTCAGCAGGGTTAAGAAGATAGCCACGCTCGAAAACGGAAAGTTTGGGGAGAGGCTTGGAGACATAGCGGAGCGCTACACACAGGTTGAGAGGGTGAAGGTGCCGTGGGGGGAGAGCTTCGAGCTTGATGCTGTTAAGGAGGCTCTGGATAATGGATGCGAGGCTGTTGCCTTCGTCCACAACGAAACCTCCACGGGCATCCTTAACCCTGCAAAGGAGATTGCAAAGCTGGCGAAGGAGTATGACGCTCTTGTTATAATGGATGCGATAACCTCCGCTGGAGGGGATTACGTCAAAATGGATGAGTGGGGTGTGGATGTTGCCATCGTGGGCAGCCAGAAGTGCCTCGGCGCTCCTCCAGGGCTTGCTGCAGTTGCTGTGAGCGAGAAGGCGTGGGATTACTACAACGAGCGCTGCCCCTACTATCTTGACTTAGCTGCCTACAGGAAGAAGCTGAAGGACATGCAGACCCCCTACACTCCAGCAGTTCCGCTCTTCTTCGCCCTCGCCGAGGCGCTGAAGATTATTGATGAAGAAGGGCTGGAAAACAGAATCCAGAGGCACCGCATTCTGAGTGCTGCTGTGAGAAAGTGGGCTGTTGAAGCTGGTTTAGAGCTCTTCCCCAACCTGAACAAATATTCGAGCTACTCGAACACGGTAACTGCAATAAAAATGCCGGAAGGTGTCAGCGACTCCGAGCTTAGAGGCACGCTGAAGAAGGAGTATGGCATCCTCGTAAGCGGTGGACAGGGAGAGCTGAAGGGCAAGATTTTCAGAATCGGAACGATGGGGAACGTTGGGAAGTTCGAGACAGTCTCAACTCTGGCGGCGCTTGAGGACGTGCTGATGAGGAAGAACGCCATTAAGCCGGCACTGCAGTATGCTCAGATATTGCTGAGGGATTTGCAATGA
- a CDS encoding adenylyltransferase/cytidyltransferase family protein, whose amino-acid sequence MKKRVVATGTFDIIHPGHITFLREAKKLGDELIVIVAREKNVRHKPKPVVPEEQRRRVVEAIKYVDKAILGDEDDMFRPIMELKPDVIVLGHDQHFDEDWLKEELRKRNLNCEVVRIRVKEDCPLCSSHKIIERILEKYGGR is encoded by the coding sequence ATGAAGAAAAGGGTCGTGGCTACAGGGACTTTCGACATAATCCATCCGGGACACATAACCTTCCTCAGAGAGGCGAAGAAGCTGGGAGATGAGCTCATCGTGATTGTGGCGAGGGAGAAGAATGTCAGACATAAGCCAAAGCCTGTTGTGCCTGAAGAGCAGCGCAGGAGGGTTGTTGAGGCGATAAAGTATGTTGACAAAGCAATTCTCGGCGATGAGGATGACATGTTCAGGCCTATAATGGAGCTGAAGCCCGACGTTATTGTTCTGGGCCACGACCAGCATTTTGATGAGGATTGGCTTAAGGAGGAATTGCGGAAGAGGAATTTGAACTGTGAGGTTGTCAGGATTAGGGTTAAGGAGGATTGCCCGCTTTGCAGTTCGCACAAAATAATTGAGAGGATTTTGGAGAAGTACGGAGGGAGATAA
- a CDS encoding ribose-phosphate diphosphokinase — protein sequence MKIIPCPSSPLLARRVAEAAGIEIGGAVFKKFPDGELYVRVMEKEGVVVGSINSNEDLIALIFALDVLENAKAVVPYMGYARQDKVFQEGEAVSIKIVAEMLESRADEVVTVNIHSSDAASHFSKLKNLDAMPLVGEYFAGKDVVMISPDKGSMERVKTAAKHAGCEWDYMEKRRIDATTVEITPKTIDVEGRDVVIVDDIISTGGTVAEAARILYGLGAKSVSAACVHAVLAENAAIKLFNAGIKDIIATDTVECAFSRISVAELIAENI from the coding sequence ATGAAAATAATTCCGTGTCCGTCTTCTCCGCTGCTGGCGAGGAGGGTTGCTGAAGCCGCAGGAATTGAGATTGGAGGGGCGGTTTTCAAAAAATTTCCCGATGGAGAGCTTTACGTGAGGGTGATGGAGAAAGAAGGGGTGGTTGTGGGAAGCATAAACTCCAATGAAGACCTCATTGCCCTAATCTTCGCCTTGGATGTTCTGGAAAATGCCAAGGCTGTGGTTCCATACATGGGCTACGCAAGGCAGGACAAGGTGTTTCAGGAAGGAGAAGCTGTGAGCATTAAAATTGTGGCTGAGATGCTGGAAAGCAGGGCTGACGAAGTTGTTACTGTAAACATCCACAGCAGCGATGCGGCATCGCACTTCAGCAAGCTGAAGAACCTCGATGCAATGCCCTTGGTTGGTGAGTACTTTGCAGGGAAGGATGTTGTTATGATTTCCCCCGATAAAGGCTCGATGGAGAGAGTAAAGACTGCTGCAAAGCATGCAGGATGTGAGTGGGACTACATGGAGAAGCGCAGGATTGACGCCACAACTGTCGAAATCACTCCCAAGACAATCGACGTTGAGGGAAGAGACGTTGTCATTGTGGACGACATAATCTCCACTGGCGGCACAGTTGCTGAGGCTGCGAGAATTCTTTACGGTCTTGGAGCTAAAAGCGTCAGTGCGGCATGCGTTCACGCAGTTCTGGCTGAGAATGCTGCAATAAAGCTCTTCAATGCCGGAATTAAGGACATCATCGCTACCGACACTGTTGAGTGTGCCTTCAGCAGGATAAGCGTTGCTGAGCTTATAGCGGAGAATATCTGA
- a CDS encoding slipin family protein, which yields MEWYWIGLLIVVVLFLLSAVRIVKEYERGVIFRLGRLVGARGPGLFFIIPILENMVVVDLRTVTYDVPSQEVVTKDNVTVKVNAVVYYRVVDPAKAVTEVFDYQYATAQLAQTTLRSIIGQAELDEVLSERDKLNVKLQQIIDEETNPWGIKVTAVEIKDVELPEEMRRIMAMQAEAERERRSKIIRAEGEYQAAMKLREAADVLAQSEGAILLRYLQTLNEISAEQNTTIVMPIPVELLKFFVEKAKS from the coding sequence ATGGAGTGGTACTGGATAGGATTGCTTATAGTGGTGGTTCTGTTTCTCCTCTCCGCTGTAAGAATAGTCAAGGAGTACGAGAGGGGAGTTATATTCAGGCTCGGAAGGCTTGTGGGGGCGAGGGGGCCGGGACTGTTCTTTATAATCCCGATTCTCGAAAACATGGTTGTCGTTGACCTCAGAACTGTAACGTACGATGTGCCATCGCAGGAGGTTGTTACAAAGGACAACGTGACGGTTAAGGTTAATGCGGTGGTTTACTATAGAGTCGTTGATCCAGCAAAGGCCGTGACGGAGGTTTTTGACTACCAGTACGCCACCGCCCAGCTTGCCCAAACCACGCTCAGAAGCATAATTGGTCAGGCAGAGCTGGATGAGGTGCTTTCGGAGAGGGATAAGCTCAACGTGAAGCTTCAGCAGATTATTGACGAGGAGACGAATCCGTGGGGCATTAAAGTGACCGCTGTGGAGATAAAGGACGTTGAACTGCCAGAGGAGATGCGCAGGATAATGGCGATGCAGGCTGAAGCTGAGAGAGAAAGGAGGTCGAAGATTATAAGGGCTGAGGGTGAGTATCAGGCTGCAATGAAGCTGAGGGAAGCTGCTGACGTGCTTGCCCAGAGTGAAGGGGCGATTTTGCTGAGGTATCTGCAAACTTTAAACGAGATTTCTGCGGAGCAGAACACGACCATCGTGATGCCCATTCCTGTGGAGCTTCTGAAGTTCTTCGTGGAGAAAGCTAAAAGTTAA
- a CDS encoding UPF0182 family membrane protein: protein MQEPPVYPPPYKPPEMKVFYFLAFVFGLVIVISLSIYYYTEMLWFESVGYENVFLTYLKHSLGFFFLEFIIFFVPLFLTNVAVRKVTLEFHGEPLKIPHLADFGIAFFAALTVKNYWSSMLFYFNSSNFGVSDPIFGIDAAFYTFQLPFLKIVIGSLLAALLISLAIAAFAYMYAFRWVKSLEEFKEIFPGSGFMHFSALLFASFLLSAALIYLSRFEIVHSEHGLISGASYVDVNILSPSLMFLSAIVLLSGIFAAYIVARRRVERVFQIVGVLFVIAILLTFVAPFFVQKFVVEPSELSYEGRYIAYSINYTLFAYNLHDVKLQKFDYWDVVNYNDILEAKDTIDNIRIWDHRPIRDVFRQLQQIRTYYVIQDVDVDRYRINDSYVQLLLAARELSTENLPSRAQTWLNKHLIYTHGYGIVASPVNKVSKEGLPEFYIYDIPPEGLIKIERPEIYYGELTDDYVVVNTLQEEFDYPKGDVNFFTKYAGDGGIKLDYFRKVLFSFRFGDINLILSNYITDESRLMMHRDIVERVSTIMPFFVYDDDPYVAVIDGEIWWIIDAYSVLQNFPYSAEVRGFNYMQNPVKVFVNAYNGSVRFYVVQEDAYVRALEKALPGVFLKDMPEEFRKHIRYPRDYFEVQAHIYSTYHMKDVTAFYNREDVWAVAKEKYEDDVIEVEPYYVTLAIEDKPEFILMLPMTPVNRDNMIAWMAARCDEKYGELIIYEFPKGELIYGPMQIEARIDQDSELSKLFTLWNQAGSRVIRGNLLVVPINHSVLYVEPVYLRGESAKIPELRLVIVVQDEELATGTNLYEALENLFKGEKPAEKPATPEKPSETVEEKLEILREYYSKLVDAAKNGDWETFGEMLKKIGEVLGYEGE from the coding sequence ATGCAGGAACCGCCAGTGTACCCTCCCCCATACAAACCGCCCGAAATGAAGGTATTCTACTTCCTCGCCTTCGTATTTGGTTTGGTTATCGTCATTTCGCTTTCGATCTACTATTACACCGAAATGCTGTGGTTTGAGTCCGTTGGCTACGAAAACGTCTTCCTAACCTACCTGAAACACTCGCTTGGCTTCTTCTTCCTCGAGTTCATTATTTTCTTTGTTCCCCTGTTCCTCACAAATGTTGCCGTAAGAAAGGTCACACTTGAGTTCCACGGCGAGCCGCTGAAAATCCCCCACCTTGCCGATTTTGGAATTGCATTCTTTGCAGCGCTCACGGTTAAGAACTACTGGAGCAGCATGCTTTTCTACTTTAACTCATCCAATTTTGGAGTAAGCGATCCAATTTTCGGGATAGATGCGGCCTTCTACACCTTCCAGCTTCCGTTTCTGAAGATAGTTATCGGGTCTCTGCTTGCAGCTTTGCTGATTTCTTTGGCCATAGCCGCCTTTGCTTACATGTACGCCTTCAGGTGGGTTAAAAGCCTGGAGGAGTTTAAGGAAATCTTTCCGGGGAGCGGGTTCATGCACTTCTCCGCTCTTCTCTTTGCATCATTCCTTTTGTCCGCTGCTCTGATATACCTCTCAAGGTTCGAGATCGTTCATTCGGAGCACGGCTTGATTAGCGGGGCAAGCTACGTTGACGTAAACATTCTGTCCCCCTCCCTTATGTTTCTCTCTGCAATCGTTCTGCTTTCCGGAATTTTTGCCGCCTACATCGTTGCGAGAAGAAGAGTTGAAAGAGTGTTTCAGATAGTGGGTGTGCTTTTTGTAATCGCCATTTTGCTGACATTCGTTGCCCCCTTCTTCGTTCAGAAGTTCGTCGTTGAGCCGTCCGAGCTGAGCTACGAGGGGAGATATATAGCCTACAGCATAAACTACACTCTCTTCGCCTACAATCTGCATGATGTCAAGCTGCAGAAATTCGATTACTGGGATGTGGTTAACTACAACGACATCCTCGAGGCTAAGGACACGATAGACAACATCAGAATCTGGGACCACAGGCCTATCAGAGACGTTTTCAGGCAGCTGCAGCAGATCAGAACGTACTACGTCATTCAGGACGTTGACGTGGACAGATACAGGATTAACGACAGCTACGTTCAGCTTTTGCTTGCTGCAAGAGAACTGTCAACAGAAAACCTGCCGTCAAGAGCCCAGACGTGGCTGAACAAGCATCTGATTTACACCCACGGTTACGGAATCGTCGCATCGCCCGTCAACAAAGTCTCAAAGGAGGGCTTGCCGGAGTTCTACATCTACGACATTCCGCCTGAGGGCTTAATCAAAATTGAGAGGCCGGAAATCTACTACGGCGAGCTTACAGACGACTACGTGGTGGTGAACACGCTTCAGGAGGAGTTTGACTATCCCAAGGGGGACGTGAACTTCTTCACCAAATATGCTGGCGATGGGGGGATAAAGCTGGATTACTTCAGGAAAGTGCTTTTCTCCTTCAGATTTGGGGACATAAACCTGATTCTCAGTAACTACATCACCGACGAAAGCAGGCTGATGATGCACCGCGATATTGTTGAAAGGGTCTCAACCATAATGCCATTCTTCGTTTACGATGACGACCCTTATGTCGCAGTTATCGACGGCGAAATCTGGTGGATAATCGACGCCTACTCTGTTCTTCAGAACTTCCCTTACTCTGCTGAGGTCAGGGGGTTCAACTACATGCAGAATCCCGTCAAAGTGTTTGTAAACGCCTACAACGGAAGCGTTAGATTCTACGTCGTGCAGGAAGATGCGTACGTGAGAGCACTCGAAAAAGCCTTGCCCGGAGTCTTTTTGAAGGATATGCCGGAGGAGTTCAGGAAGCACATCAGGTATCCGAGGGACTACTTCGAGGTGCAGGCGCACATTTACTCCACCTACCACATGAAGGACGTGACGGCTTTCTACAACAGGGAAGACGTCTGGGCTGTTGCCAAGGAGAAGTACGAGGATGATGTCATAGAGGTTGAACCCTACTACGTTACTCTGGCCATCGAAGATAAGCCGGAGTTCATACTGATGCTCCCCATGACGCCGGTGAACAGGGACAACATGATTGCGTGGATGGCTGCAAGGTGCGATGAGAAGTACGGAGAGCTGATTATATACGAGTTTCCGAAAGGAGAGCTGATTTACGGACCGATGCAGATTGAGGCGAGAATTGACCAGGATTCGGAGCTGTCAAAGCTCTTCACCCTCTGGAACCAGGCAGGTTCGAGGGTGATAAGGGGCAACCTGCTCGTGGTGCCCATAAACCATTCAGTGCTTTACGTGGAGCCTGTGTATCTTAGAGGGGAGTCTGCGAAAATCCCGGAACTCAGGCTGGTTATCGTTGTTCAGGATGAGGAGCTTGCAACGGGAACGAACCTTTACGAAGCTTTGGAGAATCTGTTTAAGGGAGAAAAACCAGCTGAAAAGCCAGCAACACCTGAAAAACCGTCTGAGACTGTGGAGGAGAAGCTGGAGATTCTAAGGGAGTACTACAGCAAGCTCGTCGATGCCGCAAAGAACGGGGACTGGGAAACCTTCGGAGAGATGCTGAAAAAGATTGGAGAGGTGCTGGGATACGAGGGAGAATAG
- a CDS encoding aspartate/glutamate racemase family protein translates to MIGLIGGMSWESTVEYYRIMNEMVKEKLGGWNSAEVLLYSVNFEEIVSLQKAGEWDRLGEILGDIAVKLENAGAKAVLICTNTMHKVADAVEKRIGIPLINIIDVTAEALKGDGVKKAGLLGTKFTMEDGFYQERMKKHGIEVIVPEKEEDRNAIHSIIFDELCLGIIREESERRLRKIVDELKERGAEGIILGCTELPLILRDEEFYNTTKLHAEAAVQLLLEG, encoded by the coding sequence ATGATTGGATTAATCGGCGGAATGAGCTGGGAGTCGACGGTCGAATACTACCGAATCATGAACGAAATGGTCAAAGAAAAGCTCGGGGGCTGGAACTCCGCCGAAGTACTCCTTTACTCCGTGAACTTTGAGGAAATCGTCAGTTTGCAGAAGGCAGGCGAGTGGGACAGGCTCGGAGAAATTCTTGGAGATATTGCGGTGAAGCTTGAGAATGCCGGAGCTAAGGCAGTTCTAATCTGCACGAACACTATGCACAAGGTTGCTGATGCTGTGGAGAAAAGAATCGGCATTCCGCTGATAAACATAATCGATGTGACTGCTGAAGCTTTGAAGGGGGATGGTGTCAAAAAAGCCGGGCTGCTTGGCACGAAGTTCACGATGGAGGATGGATTTTATCAGGAAAGGATGAAAAAGCACGGGATTGAAGTAATTGTCCCCGAAAAGGAGGAGGACAGAAATGCGATTCACAGCATCATCTTTGACGAACTCTGCCTCGGAATAATAAGGGAGGAGTCGGAGAGAAGGCTTAGAAAAATTGTAGATGAACTTAAGGAGAGGGGTGCTGAGGGAATAATTTTAGGATGCACCGAACTCCCGCTAATCCTCAGGGATGAGGAGTTTTACAACACCACAAAACTGCACGCCGAAGCTGCGGTTCAGCTTCTGCTCGAAGGGTAG
- a CDS encoding HD domain-containing protein, with protein sequence MEKSIQDTIHGVIKLEDWMVEIVDTPQFQRLRRINQLGFANLVYPGANHTRFEHSLGVMHVTRILQERMGFDDVVVAAALLHDVGHAPFSHGSERLLEKYASYNHETISKVVRGELKDVLKNLGFRISEIEAIVTGKRRSVVNGEIDADRMDYLVRDSHYTGVAYGVFDIYRLIDKIKFDGAVVIEQGGVKAAESLLISRFLMYPTVYFHHVCRIARKMYERAMERIIEAGFEAENLLEMDDVDAMMLLKEKERETYDRLNNRRLFKRAIYVSRRSLDFREVMRTSERRAEREVAEMAGVDERYVIVDIPPVEEMRESGVMVDTESGLKPLEEVSPLVKALKDAAVENWRLGVYTDRRFVDKVGKAAADYFGIEKVVQKSLDEIFPQ encoded by the coding sequence ATGGAAAAAAGCATTCAGGATACTATTCACGGTGTAATTAAGCTGGAGGACTGGATGGTTGAGATTGTTGACACTCCTCAGTTCCAGCGTCTGAGGAGAATCAACCAGCTCGGCTTTGCCAACCTCGTTTATCCCGGAGCCAACCACACCAGATTTGAGCACAGTCTCGGCGTGATGCACGTCACAAGGATCCTTCAGGAGAGAATGGGTTTTGATGATGTCGTTGTTGCTGCAGCGCTGCTTCATGATGTTGGCCATGCACCCTTTTCTCACGGGAGCGAGAGACTCCTCGAAAAGTACGCATCCTACAACCACGAGACGATTTCGAAGGTGGTAAGGGGAGAGTTGAAAGATGTGCTGAAAAACCTTGGATTCAGGATTTCGGAGATTGAGGCAATTGTGACTGGAAAGAGAAGATCCGTTGTCAACGGAGAGATTGATGCTGACAGGATGGATTACCTCGTCAGGGATTCTCACTACACGGGTGTTGCATACGGGGTCTTCGACATCTACCGCCTCATTGACAAGATAAAGTTCGATGGCGCTGTTGTCATCGAGCAGGGGGGTGTTAAGGCTGCAGAAAGCCTTCTCATATCAAGGTTTCTCATGTATCCGACGGTTTACTTCCACCACGTTTGCAGAATAGCGAGGAAGATGTACGAGAGGGCGATGGAGAGAATAATCGAGGCCGGCTTTGAGGCCGAGAATCTTCTGGAAATGGATGACGTTGACGCGATGATGCTTCTGAAGGAAAAGGAAAGGGAGACATACGACAGACTGAACAACAGGAGGCTGTTTAAGAGGGCCATTTACGTTTCCCGGAGGTCTCTGGATTTCAGGGAGGTGATGAGGACAAGCGAGAGAAGGGCTGAGAGGGAGGTTGCGGAAATGGCCGGAGTAGATGAGAGGTACGTCATCGTCGACATCCCTCCCGTGGAGGAGATGAGGGAGTCGGGAGTTATGGTGGACACTGAGAGTGGGCTGAAGCCGCTTGAAGAGGTTTCCCCCCTCGTTAAGGCGTTGAAGGATGCGGCGGTAGAAAACTGGAGACTTGGTGTTTACACGGACAGGAGATTCGTTGATAAAGTTGGAAAGGCGGCAGCAGACTATTTTGGTATAGAAAAGGTCGTGCAGAAGTCGCTTGACGAGATTTTTCCGCAGTAG